One stretch of Cyclopterus lumpus isolate fCycLum1 chromosome 10, fCycLum1.pri, whole genome shotgun sequence DNA includes these proteins:
- the si:dkeyp-115e12.6 gene encoding centromere protein F isoform X1, which yields MSWAEEDWTVGLSGRVLQKVKELQVHQERLSRENKQKQLQLDNIHTGVEKQNVKYEEVRGELQCLQRELRGVREEAKAAVTSSERLTQELQTKQAQVCSLEGQVDAARTLNSKLTLEIKRLEAELQNSSRSADTTLFSTPCWNTTSPWEDNGSRKEERPGCRDEGLHIRRLQFSEVGSASLPRHQNKNTPHRHSSDQSDIFSTPLAAFPWEQDNSRPAARRPSPSSPQTPCTDVISQGLLEKRVCGKEKDHRTETDTSLTDAWSRVTALEEELCAKARTLKSIQSEMVQSKKELGARELSLQKVSNELSLAHARTAQESERASGAEQRLKHLQEELKCQRQNTESSRLQHQQRLKELEKQHQRDLTELQKEKQSLEKQHQQEVNKCNVELQQARTLHNALQAQADKLSLQKQALNKELDTVKEKLKWTEGQLQESQKKEAQTQAKLTEALREAEGVAVSLEQSRKRERVLEEEGRRLAEERVDALRLLKELQEQKAVPATPLQPVQLCPVGQSFSPQPSYSLHSRPSTHIKRPSVTTLAEQKREEDVDKRRAEIAASYPSDREPGEGIDSEHITDFISPDSECLQSGGHRSNEVENKSRNEAIESDSSGTNKCSTFDQVLSASPHSAAGTPTNTSMNGDRCEASEDLKKENATLRSELHDAREELQKRLEDLEAQRRAETEARTRLKQLSRKRANQAVEKDELDKEWGAQLESERAETERLRKAMAVLEKEMTRGREERDEREEQEEKNKALEDRENEMIELNIQLKKQLAEVKAQLALEKEERKREEEERNQITNTDIDVKKELRTKLEELRGELEELKHSREEDSLEEEKLSFANSPLTYLTLHNDELNSNIVRCDNKPLPSPEQRHLFCQNTNQHNMLVSQTTAVLIQEERTVIGPERSPLSDEEQTGVVASDMEDDRQKNLRGSPLSDHTRSLSDLQQVEPAASDLTKEVVRLQKENTKETERANQYQVKLEALQSQVTRQTKQLTMAFEKQSQHISGLLAELQEKESILLVQGEELQRYKQELDARKADKEGEEKKRREEMIVKEVEDKEQKEETQDERSVEISGLQSNQKNECSVTILITNSGADSHSDAQRGQREIVTSNAERPTTPISGESDNEARRSGEQHPGSQDKTQSNQDSAGLMGETESSQDGGTADMVAELLALQQENLLLKQVIEGMAVSDTRTPALDTDSEKQEDPVKQSQNTGNASLSCLAEHRSQSVPDNISTDAEQSLLQDVKRMNNEGDLGMGDCRATKAEEELEAVSELQINRLHHQVEELHMRLRALSAETKQQADELVMWRLASQPALILDQFVPNTDNQSETQDQISAVTQSQSNQQQADDMTQSQALTVTSQTQVQEPNLGVQESPGVVTIVREDDVFLSCSSNKLQGRMLFSRLQHSNLPEPKSHDPSKKTVAFQECNQIVQESEKENHEITLMHQLNSCQINHKGMRDTGVLQMLFEKVGQPHATKDSTKVSRPKQTKSAECYTRNPEAISNASRPTNELQTTHDCSDKDDWAEMRCVSSQTEESLHLHSAPTTSELHCAYTQTEEEDEEELVVSPVPSSEGAGLGDRVLFTGSFPIPTDPARLAERIRRNRTQLSAAFDDTEYEPYGLPEVVMKGFADIPSGPSCPYIVRRGLLGTAVVPVPQKDQRPEEETD from the exons ATGAGTTGGGCTGAGGAGGACTGGACGGTGGGGCTATCTGGACGGGTTCTGCAAAAGGTGAAGGAGTTGCAGGTCCATCAAGAGCGACTGTCCAGAGAGAACAAGCAGAAACAGCTGCAACTGGACAACATCCATACGGGCGTCGAAAAACAGAACGTGAAG TATGAGGAGGTCCGTGGGGAGCTCCAGTGTCTGCAGAGAGAGCTCCGGGGTGTTCGAGAGGAGGCCAAGGCAGCAGTGACCAGCAGTGAGCGCCTGACCCAGGAGCTTCAGACTAAGCAGGCCCAAGTATGCTCTTTGGAGGGCCAGGTAGATGCTGCTCGCACCCTCAACAGCAAACTCACCCTCGAAATCAAAAG GCTGGAGGCAGAGCTGCAGAACAGCAGCAGATCGGCAGATACAACGCTGTTTTCTACACCCTGCTGGAATACAACATCCCCCTGGGAAGACAATG GCAGTAGAAAGGAGGAGCGGCCAGGTTGTAGAGATGAAGGACTCCATATTCGA CGGCTCCAGTTCTCCGAAGTAGGCTCAGCCTCCTTACCCCGAcaccaaaacaagaacacacCCCATCGCCATTCGTCCGACCAATCGGACATCTTCTCCACTCCCTTGGCTGCGTTTCCGTGGGAACAGGATAACTCGAGGCCAGCAGCCAGGAGACCGTCTCCGAGCTCTCCCCAGACACCCTGCACAGATGTCATCAGTCAAGGCCTGTTGGAGAAGAGGGTTTGTGGGAAGGAGAAGGACCAcaggacggagacagaca CATCTTTAACAGATGCATGGAGTCGTGTGAccgctctggaggaggagctgtgtGCGAAGGCCCGGACGCTGAAGTCCATCCAGAGTGAAATGGTGCAAAGCAAGAAGGAGCTCGGGGCCAGGGAGCTCAGCCTTCAGAAAGTCAGCAATGAGCTCAGCCtggcacacgcacgcacagccCAGGAGAGTGAGCGG GCGTCAGGAGCTGAACAAAGGCTGAAGCACCTCCAGGAAGAGCTGAAGTGTCAGAGGCAaaacacagagagcagcagactGCAACACCAACAACGCTTAAAGGAGCTGGAGAAACAACACCAAAGG GATTTGACAGAGCTTCAAAAGGAGAAGCAGTCTCTGGAGAAGCAGCATCAGCAGGAGGTGAATAAGTGCAACGTGGAGCTCCAGCAGGCCAGGACGCTCCACAACGCCCTGCAGGCCCAGGCTGACAAg CTGTCTCTACAGAAGCAGGCATTGAACAAGGAGCTGGACACTGTGAAAGAGAAACTAAAGTGGACGGAGGGACAGCTGCAGGAGAGCCAGAAGAAAGAGGcacagacacaagccaaactgACG GAAGCTTTGCGTGAGGCAGAGGGTGTGGCAGTGAGTCTGGAGCAGAGCAGGAAGCGAGAGCGagttctggaggaggaggggaggagactgGCAGAGGAGAGAGTTGACGCCCTTCGTCTTCTTAAAGAACTGCAGG AACAAAAAGCTGTCCCAGCAACCCCTCTTCAACCTGTCCAGCTGTGCCCTGTTGGGCAGAGTTTCTCCCCTCAACCTTCTTACTCTCTTCATTCTCGACCATCAACTCACATCAAGAGGCCCAGTGTCACCACCCTAGCCGAGCAGAAGAGGGAAGAGGACGTGGATAAGAGAAGGGCAGAGATTGCAGCATCTTACCCGTCTGACAGAGAGCCAGGAGAAGGCATCGACTCCGAACACATCACTGACTTTATCTCCCCAGACTCTGAGTGTTTACAAAGTGGAGGACACAGAAGTAATGAGGTGGAGAATAAAAGTAGAAATGAGGCGATAGAGAGTGACAGCTCTGGAACAAACAAGTGCTCCACATTTGATCAAGTGCTCTCTGCTTCCCCTCATTCTGCTGCTGGTACGCCCACCAACACCTCTATGAATGGTGATCGTTGTGAGGCCTCTGAAGACCTCAAGAAGGAGAATGCCACACTGCGTTCAGAGCTACATGATGCACGTGAAGAACTGCAGAAACGACTTGAGGACTTGGAAGCCCAACGACGGGCCGAGACAGAAGCCAGGACCCGGCTCAAACAACTCAGCCGCAAACGTGCCAACCAGGCTGTGGAGAAGGATGAGCTGGACAAGGAATGGGGGGCACAGCTGGAGAGTGAGagggctgagacagagaggttGAGGAAGGCCATGGCTGTTTTGGAGAAAGAGAtgacaagaggaagggaggaaagagatgagagagaggagcaggaggagaaaaacaaagcaCTAGAAGACCGGGAGAATGAAATGATAGAACTTAATATCCAGCTAAAGAAACAGCTAGCGGAGGTGAAAGCTCAGCTGGCTTTAGAAAAGgaagagcgaaagagagaggaagaggagaggaaccaAATAACCAACACAGACATAGATGTAAAGAAAGAGCTGAGAACGAAACTGGAAGAACTTAGAGGTGAATTGGAAGAACTGAAGCACAGCAGAGAAGAAGACTCACTGGAAGAGGAGAAACTCTCATTTGCCAACAGCCCGCTGACATACTTGACCCTCCACAATGATGAGCTCAACTCCAACATTGTTCGCTGTGACAACAAACCTCTCCCTTCACCGGAGCAGCGCCACCTCTTCTGCCAGAACACCAACCAACACAACATGCTTGTATCTCAGACCACAGCAGTTCTAATCCAGGAAGAGCGAACAGTGATAGGTCCTGAACGCTCACCTCTGTCAGATGAGGAGCAAACAGGTGTAGTAGCCTCTGACATGGAAGACGACAGACAAAAAAATCTGCGAGGGTCTCCCCTGTCAGACCACACAAGGTCACTTTCTGACCTCCAGCAGGTTGAGCCTGCCGCCTCAGATTTGACAAAAGAGGTAGTGCGCCTGCAGAAGGAGAATACAAAGGAGACAGAACGTGCTAACCAGTACCAGGTTAAGCTGGAGGCCCTGCAGAGCCAG GTGACACGTCAGACAAAGCAGCTAACCATGGCCTTTGAGAAGCAGAGTCAGCACATCTCTGGTCTTCTGGCTGAGCTACAAGAGAAGGAGAGTATCCTCCTCGTCCAGGGAGAGGAACTGCAGCGCTACAAGCAAGAGCTGGATGCACGCAAGGCTgataaagagggagaggagaagaaaagaagagaggagatgatAGTCAAAGAGGTGGAGgataaagaacaaaaagaagagacacaagatgagagGTCTGTGGAGATTTCAGGGCTTCAGTCAAACCAGAAAAATGAGTGTTCTGTCACCATCCTCATTACAAACTCAGGAGCAGACAGTCACTCTGATGCACAAAGAGGTCAACGAGAGATTGTGACATCTAATGCTGAAAGACCAACAACACCTATTAGTGGTGAATCAGACAATGAAGCCCGAAGGTCAGGGGAACAGCATCCAGGCTCTCAGGACAAGACTCAGAGTAACCAGGACTCTGCTGGTTTGATGGGTGAGACTGAGTCCAGTCAAGATGGAGGTACAGCAGACATGGTTGCAGAACTGCTCGCCCTCCAACAGGAGaatctgctgctgaaacaaGTAATAGAGGGCATGGCTGTCTCAGACACCAGGACCCCAGCATTAGACACGGACAGTGAAAAACAAGAAGACCCAGTCAAGCAAAGCCAAAACACAGGAAATGCTTCTCTGTCCTGCTTGGCGGAGCACAGGTCACAAAGTGTGCCGGATAATATCAGCACTGACGCGGAGCAATCACTGCTTCAGGATGTGAAGAGGATGAACAATGAAGGAGATTTAGGAATGGGAGATTGTCGGGCTACAAAGGCCGAAGAAGAGCTGGAGGCAGTGTCTGAGCTTCAGATCAACCGCCTACACCATCAG GTGGAGGAGCTGCATATGAGGTTACGGGCTCTCTCTGCGGAGACCAAGCAGCAGGCCGATGAGCTTGTTATGTGGAGACTGGCCTCCCAACCAGCCCTAATATTGGACCAGTTCGTTCCCAATACAGACAACCAGTCTGAGACCCAGGACCAGATCTCTGCTGTCACACAGTCCCAGTCAAACCAGCAGCAGGCCGATGACATGACCCAGAGCCAGGCTCTGACTGTGACTAGTCAAACCCAGGTTCAGGAGCCTAACCTGGGGGTTCAGGAGAGCCCTGGTGTTGTGACAATAGTCAGAGAAGATGATGtattcctctcctgctcctccaacAAACTGCAGGGCCGCATGTTGTTCTCCAG ACTTCAGCACAGCAACCTCCCTGAACCAAAGAGTCATGATCCTTCTAAAAAGACTGTGGCGTTTCAGGAATGTAATCAGATTGTTCag GAATCggaaaaagaaaaccatgaGATTACCCTCATGCATCAGTTGAATAGCTGTCAAATAAACCACAAAGGGATGAGAGACACGGGCGTTTTACAAATGTTATTTGAGAAAGTTGGACAACCACATGCCACCAAAGATTCCACCAAAGTCTCAAGACCAAAGCAGACCAAATCAGCTGAGTGTTACACAAGGAATCCTGAGGCCATATCTAATGCTTCCAGACCCACTAACGAATTACAAACAACACATGATTGCTCAGACAAAGATGACTGGGCCGAAATGAGATGTGTCAGCAGTCAAACGGAGGAGAGTTTGCATCTTCACAGTGCTCCAACAACCTCTGAACTCCACtgtgcatacacacagactgaggaggaagatgaagaagagttGGTGGTCTCTCCTGTTCCATCATCTGAAGGGGCAGGGTTAGGAGATAGAGTGTTGTTTACGGGTTCCTTCCCCATCCCGACTGATCCGGCCCGTCTGGCTGAAAGAATCCGCCGCAACAGAACGCAGCTGTCAGCCGCCTTTGACGACACAGAGTATGAACCCTATGGACTGCCGGAAGTTGTTATGAAAG GATTTGCCGACATACCTAGTGGTCCCTCGTGTCCCTACATTGTAAGAAGAGGTTTGTTAGGGACAGCTGTCGTACCTGTCCCTCAGAAAGACCAGAGaccggaggaggagacggatTAA
- the si:dkeyp-115e12.6 gene encoding centromere protein F isoform X2 yields the protein MSWAEEDWTVGLSGRVLQKVKELQVHQERLSRENKQKQLQLDNIHTGVEKQNVKYEEVRGELQCLQRELRGVREEAKAAVTSSERLTQELQTKQAQVCSLEGQVDAARTLNSKLTLEIKRLEAELQNSSRSADTTLFSTPCWNTTSPWEDNGSRKEERPGCRDEGLHIRRLQFSEVGSASLPRHQNKNTPHRHSSDQSDIFSTPLAAFPWEQDNSRPAARRPSPSSPQTPCTDVISQGLLEKRVCGKEKDHRTETDTSLTDAWSRVTALEEELCAKARTLKSIQSEMVQSKKELGARELSLQKVSNELSLAHARTAQESERASGAEQRLKHLQEELKCQRQNTESSRLQHQQRLKELEKQHQRDLTELQKEKQSLEKQHQQEVNKCNVELQQARTLHNALQAQADKLSLQKQALNKELDTVKEKLKWTEGQLQESQKKEAQTQAKLTEALREAEGVAVSLEQSRKRERVLEEEGRRLAEERVDALRLLKELQEQKAVPATPLQPVQLCPVGQSFSPQPSYSLHSRPSTHIKRPSVTTLAEQKREEDVDKRRAEIAASYPSDREPGEGIDSEHITDFISPDSECLQSGGHRSNEVENKSRNEAIESDSSGTNKCSTFDQVLSASPHSAAGTPTNTSMNGDRCEASEDLKKENATLRSELHDAREELQKRLEDLEAQRRAETEARTRLKQLSRKRANQAVEKDELDKEWGAQLESERAETERLRKAMAVLEKEMTRGREERDEREEQEEKNKALEDRENEMIELNIQLKKQLAEVKAQLALEKEERKREEEERNQITNTDIDVKKELRTKLEELRGELEELKHSREEDSLEEEKLSFANSPLTYLTLHNDELNSNIVRCDNKPLPSPEQRHLFCQNTNQHNMLVSQTTAVLIQEERTVIGPERSPLSDEEQTGVVASDMEDDRQKNLRGSPLSDHTRSLSDLQQVEPAASDLTKEVVRLQKENTKETERANQYQVKLEALQSQVTRQTKQLTMAFEKQSQHISGLLAELQEKESILLVQGEELQRYKQELDARKADKEGEEKKRREEMIVKEVEDKEQKEETQDERSVEISGLQSNQKNECSVTILITNSGADSHSDAQRGQREIVTSNAERPTTPISGESDNEARRSGEQHPGSQDKTQSNQDSAGLMGETESSQDGGTADMVAELLALQQENLLLKQVIEGMAVSDTRTPALDTDSEKQEDPVKQSQNTGNASLSCLAEHRSQSVPDNISTDAEQSLLQDVKRMNNEGDLGMGDCRATKAEEELEAVSELQINRLHHQVEELHMRLRALSAETKQQADELVMWRLASQPALILDQFVPNTDNQSETQDQISAVTQSQSNQQQADDMTQSQALTVTSQTQVQEPNLGVQESPGVVTIVREDDVFLSCSSNKLQGRMLFSRLQHSNLPEPKSHDPSKKTVAFQECNQIVQTEEEDEEELVVSPVPSSEGAGLGDRVLFTGSFPIPTDPARLAERIRRNRTQLSAAFDDTEYEPYGLPEVVMKGFADIPSGPSCPYIVRRGLLGTAVVPVPQKDQRPEEETD from the exons ATGAGTTGGGCTGAGGAGGACTGGACGGTGGGGCTATCTGGACGGGTTCTGCAAAAGGTGAAGGAGTTGCAGGTCCATCAAGAGCGACTGTCCAGAGAGAACAAGCAGAAACAGCTGCAACTGGACAACATCCATACGGGCGTCGAAAAACAGAACGTGAAG TATGAGGAGGTCCGTGGGGAGCTCCAGTGTCTGCAGAGAGAGCTCCGGGGTGTTCGAGAGGAGGCCAAGGCAGCAGTGACCAGCAGTGAGCGCCTGACCCAGGAGCTTCAGACTAAGCAGGCCCAAGTATGCTCTTTGGAGGGCCAGGTAGATGCTGCTCGCACCCTCAACAGCAAACTCACCCTCGAAATCAAAAG GCTGGAGGCAGAGCTGCAGAACAGCAGCAGATCGGCAGATACAACGCTGTTTTCTACACCCTGCTGGAATACAACATCCCCCTGGGAAGACAATG GCAGTAGAAAGGAGGAGCGGCCAGGTTGTAGAGATGAAGGACTCCATATTCGA CGGCTCCAGTTCTCCGAAGTAGGCTCAGCCTCCTTACCCCGAcaccaaaacaagaacacacCCCATCGCCATTCGTCCGACCAATCGGACATCTTCTCCACTCCCTTGGCTGCGTTTCCGTGGGAACAGGATAACTCGAGGCCAGCAGCCAGGAGACCGTCTCCGAGCTCTCCCCAGACACCCTGCACAGATGTCATCAGTCAAGGCCTGTTGGAGAAGAGGGTTTGTGGGAAGGAGAAGGACCAcaggacggagacagaca CATCTTTAACAGATGCATGGAGTCGTGTGAccgctctggaggaggagctgtgtGCGAAGGCCCGGACGCTGAAGTCCATCCAGAGTGAAATGGTGCAAAGCAAGAAGGAGCTCGGGGCCAGGGAGCTCAGCCTTCAGAAAGTCAGCAATGAGCTCAGCCtggcacacgcacgcacagccCAGGAGAGTGAGCGG GCGTCAGGAGCTGAACAAAGGCTGAAGCACCTCCAGGAAGAGCTGAAGTGTCAGAGGCAaaacacagagagcagcagactGCAACACCAACAACGCTTAAAGGAGCTGGAGAAACAACACCAAAGG GATTTGACAGAGCTTCAAAAGGAGAAGCAGTCTCTGGAGAAGCAGCATCAGCAGGAGGTGAATAAGTGCAACGTGGAGCTCCAGCAGGCCAGGACGCTCCACAACGCCCTGCAGGCCCAGGCTGACAAg CTGTCTCTACAGAAGCAGGCATTGAACAAGGAGCTGGACACTGTGAAAGAGAAACTAAAGTGGACGGAGGGACAGCTGCAGGAGAGCCAGAAGAAAGAGGcacagacacaagccaaactgACG GAAGCTTTGCGTGAGGCAGAGGGTGTGGCAGTGAGTCTGGAGCAGAGCAGGAAGCGAGAGCGagttctggaggaggaggggaggagactgGCAGAGGAGAGAGTTGACGCCCTTCGTCTTCTTAAAGAACTGCAGG AACAAAAAGCTGTCCCAGCAACCCCTCTTCAACCTGTCCAGCTGTGCCCTGTTGGGCAGAGTTTCTCCCCTCAACCTTCTTACTCTCTTCATTCTCGACCATCAACTCACATCAAGAGGCCCAGTGTCACCACCCTAGCCGAGCAGAAGAGGGAAGAGGACGTGGATAAGAGAAGGGCAGAGATTGCAGCATCTTACCCGTCTGACAGAGAGCCAGGAGAAGGCATCGACTCCGAACACATCACTGACTTTATCTCCCCAGACTCTGAGTGTTTACAAAGTGGAGGACACAGAAGTAATGAGGTGGAGAATAAAAGTAGAAATGAGGCGATAGAGAGTGACAGCTCTGGAACAAACAAGTGCTCCACATTTGATCAAGTGCTCTCTGCTTCCCCTCATTCTGCTGCTGGTACGCCCACCAACACCTCTATGAATGGTGATCGTTGTGAGGCCTCTGAAGACCTCAAGAAGGAGAATGCCACACTGCGTTCAGAGCTACATGATGCACGTGAAGAACTGCAGAAACGACTTGAGGACTTGGAAGCCCAACGACGGGCCGAGACAGAAGCCAGGACCCGGCTCAAACAACTCAGCCGCAAACGTGCCAACCAGGCTGTGGAGAAGGATGAGCTGGACAAGGAATGGGGGGCACAGCTGGAGAGTGAGagggctgagacagagaggttGAGGAAGGCCATGGCTGTTTTGGAGAAAGAGAtgacaagaggaagggaggaaagagatgagagagaggagcaggaggagaaaaacaaagcaCTAGAAGACCGGGAGAATGAAATGATAGAACTTAATATCCAGCTAAAGAAACAGCTAGCGGAGGTGAAAGCTCAGCTGGCTTTAGAAAAGgaagagcgaaagagagaggaagaggagaggaaccaAATAACCAACACAGACATAGATGTAAAGAAAGAGCTGAGAACGAAACTGGAAGAACTTAGAGGTGAATTGGAAGAACTGAAGCACAGCAGAGAAGAAGACTCACTGGAAGAGGAGAAACTCTCATTTGCCAACAGCCCGCTGACATACTTGACCCTCCACAATGATGAGCTCAACTCCAACATTGTTCGCTGTGACAACAAACCTCTCCCTTCACCGGAGCAGCGCCACCTCTTCTGCCAGAACACCAACCAACACAACATGCTTGTATCTCAGACCACAGCAGTTCTAATCCAGGAAGAGCGAACAGTGATAGGTCCTGAACGCTCACCTCTGTCAGATGAGGAGCAAACAGGTGTAGTAGCCTCTGACATGGAAGACGACAGACAAAAAAATCTGCGAGGGTCTCCCCTGTCAGACCACACAAGGTCACTTTCTGACCTCCAGCAGGTTGAGCCTGCCGCCTCAGATTTGACAAAAGAGGTAGTGCGCCTGCAGAAGGAGAATACAAAGGAGACAGAACGTGCTAACCAGTACCAGGTTAAGCTGGAGGCCCTGCAGAGCCAG GTGACACGTCAGACAAAGCAGCTAACCATGGCCTTTGAGAAGCAGAGTCAGCACATCTCTGGTCTTCTGGCTGAGCTACAAGAGAAGGAGAGTATCCTCCTCGTCCAGGGAGAGGAACTGCAGCGCTACAAGCAAGAGCTGGATGCACGCAAGGCTgataaagagggagaggagaagaaaagaagagaggagatgatAGTCAAAGAGGTGGAGgataaagaacaaaaagaagagacacaagatgagagGTCTGTGGAGATTTCAGGGCTTCAGTCAAACCAGAAAAATGAGTGTTCTGTCACCATCCTCATTACAAACTCAGGAGCAGACAGTCACTCTGATGCACAAAGAGGTCAACGAGAGATTGTGACATCTAATGCTGAAAGACCAACAACACCTATTAGTGGTGAATCAGACAATGAAGCCCGAAGGTCAGGGGAACAGCATCCAGGCTCTCAGGACAAGACTCAGAGTAACCAGGACTCTGCTGGTTTGATGGGTGAGACTGAGTCCAGTCAAGATGGAGGTACAGCAGACATGGTTGCAGAACTGCTCGCCCTCCAACAGGAGaatctgctgctgaaacaaGTAATAGAGGGCATGGCTGTCTCAGACACCAGGACCCCAGCATTAGACACGGACAGTGAAAAACAAGAAGACCCAGTCAAGCAAAGCCAAAACACAGGAAATGCTTCTCTGTCCTGCTTGGCGGAGCACAGGTCACAAAGTGTGCCGGATAATATCAGCACTGACGCGGAGCAATCACTGCTTCAGGATGTGAAGAGGATGAACAATGAAGGAGATTTAGGAATGGGAGATTGTCGGGCTACAAAGGCCGAAGAAGAGCTGGAGGCAGTGTCTGAGCTTCAGATCAACCGCCTACACCATCAG GTGGAGGAGCTGCATATGAGGTTACGGGCTCTCTCTGCGGAGACCAAGCAGCAGGCCGATGAGCTTGTTATGTGGAGACTGGCCTCCCAACCAGCCCTAATATTGGACCAGTTCGTTCCCAATACAGACAACCAGTCTGAGACCCAGGACCAGATCTCTGCTGTCACACAGTCCCAGTCAAACCAGCAGCAGGCCGATGACATGACCCAGAGCCAGGCTCTGACTGTGACTAGTCAAACCCAGGTTCAGGAGCCTAACCTGGGGGTTCAGGAGAGCCCTGGTGTTGTGACAATAGTCAGAGAAGATGATGtattcctctcctgctcctccaacAAACTGCAGGGCCGCATGTTGTTCTCCAG ACTTCAGCACAGCAACCTCCCTGAACCAAAGAGTCATGATCCTTCTAAAAAGACTGTGGCGTTTCAGGAATGTAATCAGATTGTTCag actgaggaggaagatgaagaagagttGGTGGTCTCTCCTGTTCCATCATCTGAAGGGGCAGGGTTAGGAGATAGAGTGTTGTTTACGGGTTCCTTCCCCATCCCGACTGATCCGGCCCGTCTGGCTGAAAGAATCCGCCGCAACAGAACGCAGCTGTCAGCCGCCTTTGACGACACAGAGTATGAACCCTATGGACTGCCGGAAGTTGTTATGAAAG GATTTGCCGACATACCTAGTGGTCCCTCGTGTCCCTACATTGTAAGAAGAGGTTTGTTAGGGACAGCTGTCGTACCTGTCCCTCAGAAAGACCAGAGaccggaggaggagacggatTAA
- the zgc:162144 gene encoding RD3 domain-containing protein, giving the protein MLMTVSFPLSQMFPWTAVFSLEPKVPGQRSSEELVTNTLMLELGAMVKRTERIRLERATEGRRRRRSSSSTADYSWLATAPTPQPYELTPSDLLGLQDLCVKIPPAQCGPLIVRFRRLVTQMEPEVHEVPRLFRSVLRDCMDEVNGNEDMQTEDAVFEKQQRSKSLSFVTFRSKFRTGQLFRGSNIRGSRGNLEQQVDWSDEEDAEGEEEAIKARARKGRSRSMPEISPMEQSAQG; this is encoded by the exons ATGTTAATGAcggtttcctttcctctgtcccaGATGTTTCCTTGGACAGCTGTTTTCTCCCTTGAGCCCAAAGTGCCCGGCCAGCGCAGCTCTGAGGAGTTGGTGACCAATACTCTGATGTTGGAGCTGGGGGCCATGGTGAAGCGCACTGAACGCATCCGCTTGGAGCGGGCGACGGAGGGTCGCCGCCGCCGtcgcagctcctcctccacagcgGACTACAGCTGGCTGGCCACTGCCCCGACCCCACAGCCATACGAGCTGACCCCCAGCGACCTGCTGGGGCTGCAGGACCTCTGCGTCAAGATCCCTCCTGCACAGTGTGGCCCTCTGATCgtcag GTTCAGGAGGCTGGTGACGCAGATGGAGCCGGAGGTTCACGAGGTCCCCCGGCTGTTTCGCTCAGTTCTACGCGACTGCATGGACGAGGTGAACGGAAATGAAGACATGCAGACGGAGGACGCCGTCTTTGAGAAGCAACAGCGCAGCAAGAGCCTTTCTTTTGTTACCTTCCGCAGCAAATTCCGCACAGGTCAGCTCTTCAGGGGCAGCAACATAAGAGGCTCCAGGGGGAACTTGGAGCAGCAGGTGGATTGGTCCGACGAGGAGGATGcagaaggggaggaagaggccaTCAAGGCCAGGGCGAGGAAGGGAAGGAGCAGGAGCATGCCAGAGATCAGCCCTATGGAGCAGAGTGCCCAGGGGTGA